The following proteins come from a genomic window of Mycolicibacterium rufum:
- a CDS encoding HD domain-containing phosphohydrolase — protein sequence MEHMLRSSLIATRIAERMGLPAERRAIVYYANLVGWIGCHADSQELSALFGDDIAFRADTYGVDMAGLPFLRLMVSHVGRNSPGWERGVRTAAFLLTARHQVGRLIQSHCTSAGVLSDRMGLDREVGQALAYIFERWDGRGMPDGARGDQIPLEVHIVRLADVAEVHLRTGGLLRAVDVIRARRGTQFSPEVADVFAGDAAAIVDGLLEIDVWTAALAQAPDRHRTLHADEADELLRAVADFVDLKCPCTPGYSRGVAESAAGAARSMRMPAADVTRLYRAGLVHGLGRLGVSNQIWSKRGPLSTAELERLRMYPYLTGRILSRVAGLESVVSIATKGEERIDGSGFPRGLVGAELSSADRLLAAAVAYHQLLEPRPDRPGLDNSAAAQAIRAEARAGRLDADGVEAVLAASGHRPARRTSRDGNLTAREIEVLRLVAQGRSNREIAAALHIAEKTARNHIERMYAKLGVRNRTQASLAAIDRGLAPFAIDPTGNG from the coding sequence ATGGAGCACATGCTGCGGTCCTCCCTGATCGCCACGCGGATCGCCGAGCGGATGGGACTGCCCGCCGAACGCCGCGCCATCGTCTACTACGCCAACCTGGTGGGCTGGATCGGTTGTCACGCCGATTCGCAGGAACTCTCGGCTCTCTTCGGTGACGACATCGCCTTCCGCGCGGACACCTACGGCGTGGACATGGCCGGACTGCCGTTCCTGCGCCTGATGGTCAGCCATGTCGGCAGGAACTCTCCGGGATGGGAGCGTGGTGTGCGCACCGCCGCGTTCCTTCTGACGGCGCGGCATCAGGTGGGCCGGCTGATCCAGTCGCACTGCACGTCTGCGGGCGTGCTCTCCGATCGGATGGGTCTCGACCGGGAGGTGGGACAGGCGCTGGCGTACATCTTCGAGCGGTGGGACGGCCGTGGGATGCCCGACGGGGCGCGCGGCGACCAGATACCGCTCGAGGTGCACATCGTCCGGCTGGCCGACGTGGCCGAGGTGCATCTGCGTACGGGTGGCCTCCTGCGCGCGGTCGACGTCATCCGGGCGCGCCGCGGAACGCAATTCAGCCCGGAGGTCGCCGACGTGTTCGCCGGTGACGCCGCCGCGATCGTCGACGGGCTCCTCGAGATCGACGTCTGGACCGCGGCTCTGGCCCAGGCGCCCGACCGTCATCGCACTCTCCATGCCGACGAAGCCGACGAATTGCTCCGTGCCGTGGCCGATTTCGTCGATCTGAAATGCCCGTGCACACCGGGATACTCGCGGGGGGTCGCCGAGTCCGCGGCAGGCGCCGCCCGCAGCATGCGCATGCCCGCAGCCGACGTGACGCGGCTGTACCGGGCCGGTCTCGTGCACGGGCTCGGCCGGCTGGGTGTGTCCAACCAGATCTGGAGCAAGCGGGGACCGTTGAGCACGGCGGAGTTGGAGCGACTGCGGATGTACCCCTATCTGACCGGGCGGATTCTCAGCCGGGTCGCCGGTCTGGAGTCGGTGGTGTCGATCGCCACCAAGGGGGAGGAGCGGATCGACGGATCGGGCTTCCCCCGTGGGCTCGTCGGCGCGGAGCTCTCGTCGGCCGATCGTCTGCTGGCCGCCGCGGTCGCCTACCACCAACTCCTCGAGCCGCGGCCCGACCGGCCCGGCCTCGACAATTCCGCTGCCGCACAGGCGATCCGGGCCGAGGCGCGCGCCGGACGGCTGGACGCCGACGGCGTCGAGGCCGTCTTGGCCGCATCCGGTCACCGCCCCGCCCGGCGCACGTCGCGCGACGGGAACCTGACCGCGCGGGAGATCGAGGTCTTGCGTCTCGTCGCGCAGGGCCGGTCGAACCGGGAGATCGCGGCCGCCCTGCACATCGCGGAGAAGACGGCGCGCAACCACATCGAGCGGATGTACGCGAAGCTGGGAGTGCGCAACCGCACCCAGGCGAGTCTCGCGGCGATCGACCGGGGGCTGGCGCCGTTCGCGATCGACCCCACGGGCAACGGCTGA
- a CDS encoding adenylate/guanylate cyclase domain-containing protein: MSMIVAGTAIPPVTPTWDRVLTDGHASLVRARRIFRYLPSAPRCKVCNNPFGGVAGRILSAAGFTPSRKNPNLCSRCCDALPTGGVEVDIAVLFADVRGSTAIGRSAAATDFASLLNRFYGAATQTLLRHDAVIDKLIGDEVMAFFVRGISGPHYRDRAVRAGLDLLAAVGAGGHEPWLQVGVAVNAGTAFVGNVGGEVVDFTALGDPVNVAARMQGHAGGGELLVAAGVADPLMAGAPRRELRLRGLSEPLDAFVLRPGQA, translated from the coding sequence ATGAGCATGATCGTCGCCGGCACCGCCATCCCGCCCGTCACCCCCACGTGGGACAGAGTCCTCACCGACGGCCATGCCTCGTTGGTCCGGGCGCGACGGATCTTCCGCTACCTGCCGTCCGCACCGCGCTGCAAGGTGTGCAACAACCCGTTCGGCGGCGTGGCCGGACGGATCCTGTCGGCAGCCGGCTTCACCCCGTCACGCAAGAATCCGAATCTCTGCAGCCGGTGTTGCGACGCGTTACCCACGGGCGGCGTCGAGGTCGACATCGCTGTGCTGTTCGCCGATGTGCGCGGCTCCACGGCGATCGGCCGGAGCGCGGCCGCGACCGACTTCGCGTCCCTGCTGAACCGGTTCTACGGGGCCGCGACGCAGACGCTGCTCCGTCACGACGCGGTGATCGACAAGCTGATCGGCGATGAGGTGATGGCGTTCTTCGTGCGCGGCATCAGCGGTCCGCACTACCGCGACCGCGCTGTCCGCGCCGGACTCGACCTGCTCGCCGCAGTCGGCGCCGGAGGCCATGAGCCGTGGCTGCAGGTGGGCGTCGCCGTCAACGCGGGAACGGCGTTCGTCGGCAACGTCGGCGGCGAGGTCGTCGACTTCACCGCTCTCGGTGATCCCGTGAACGTCGCGGCCCGGATGCAGGGACACGCGGGCGGCGGTGAACTGCTGGTGGCGGCGGGGGTCGCCGACCCTCTGATGGCAGGTGCGCCGCGTCGTGAGCTGCGTCTTCGCGGGCTGTCCGAGCCGCTCGACGCGTTCGTGCTGCGGCCCGGCCAGGCCTGA
- a CDS encoding TetR/AcrR family transcriptional regulator encodes MRRGSRARAADESGVKVDARSERWREHRKKVRSEIVDAAFRAIDRQGPEVSLREIAEEAGTAKPKIYRHFTDKSDLFQAIGQRMRDMLWSAIFPSIDISSDPAHTIIRRAVEQYVRLVDEHPNVVRFLMKGRFAEQSESTIRAVNEGRDITLAMADMFSNELREMELDGAAFELAAYATFGAAASATDWWLGSRDTPRRLPSDRFIDYLTTIMMGSINGTCEVLGIRIDPDLPLHEGVTRREQVA; translated from the coding sequence GTGCGACGAGGGTCCAGGGCGCGTGCTGCCGACGAATCGGGCGTGAAGGTCGACGCCCGCAGTGAGCGCTGGCGCGAACACCGCAAGAAGGTGCGGTCGGAGATCGTCGACGCCGCTTTCCGCGCCATCGACCGGCAGGGGCCCGAGGTCTCGCTGCGCGAGATCGCGGAGGAGGCCGGCACCGCCAAGCCCAAGATCTACCGGCACTTCACCGATAAGTCCGACCTGTTCCAGGCGATCGGTCAGCGCATGCGGGACATGTTGTGGTCGGCCATCTTCCCGTCGATCGACATCTCGTCCGATCCCGCGCACACGATCATCCGCCGCGCCGTCGAGCAGTACGTCCGGCTCGTCGACGAGCATCCCAACGTGGTGCGGTTCCTGATGAAGGGCCGGTTCGCCGAGCAGAGCGAATCGACGATCCGCGCCGTCAATGAAGGCCGGGACATCACGCTGGCGATGGCCGACATGTTCAGCAACGAGCTGCGCGAGATGGAGCTCGACGGGGCCGCCTTCGAGTTGGCCGCCTACGCGACGTTCGGGGCGGCCGCCTCGGCCACCGACTGGTGGCTGGGCTCGCGGGACACGCCGCGGCGGCTGCCCTCGGACCGTTTCATCGACTACCTCACCACGATCATGATGGGCTCGATCAACGGCACGTGCGAGGTGCTGGGCATCCGCATCGACCCGGACCTGCCGCTGCACGAAGGCGTGACCCGGCGCGAACAGGTCGCCTGA
- a CDS encoding geranylgeranyl reductase family protein → MTQRYDLVIAGGGPSGSAAAWQAAQTGAKVVVLDKAQFPRAKPCGDGLTARAVSYLQKMGLADEVATFHRVNRVTVFSPSRWELSFPKRPGMPDHGHTVSREHLDTLLLKHAESAGAEVRQGAEVAGPEVDANGRVIGVVLKGGEKVYGDAVIAADGAYSPIKRALKIDSEYNGYSAIAIRSEMPANRADSDSLDIYLKLQFQGDQLPGYGWVFPMGQGVFNIGLGYVNSYKNWQSINATQFLGDFLRTLPREWDLPPIEELKKNKSVRAWRLPMGFTAWPAWRPGVLFTGDSLGAGKPASGAGISKALESGLAAGECAIAALTNGGPDDFTNYGQRMEAAWGREYKRGRYFHKLAGIPAVANTGIKLIDNAHFRDRMLKALYKKAQGPQHTY, encoded by the coding sequence ATGACGCAGCGATACGACCTGGTCATCGCAGGCGGGGGGCCGTCGGGATCGGCCGCCGCATGGCAGGCCGCCCAGACCGGCGCGAAAGTGGTGGTCCTGGACAAAGCGCAGTTCCCGCGCGCCAAGCCGTGTGGGGACGGCCTGACCGCACGCGCGGTCAGTTACCTGCAGAAGATGGGCCTGGCCGACGAGGTGGCCACCTTCCACCGGGTCAACCGGGTGACGGTGTTCAGCCCCAGCCGCTGGGAGCTGTCGTTCCCGAAGCGGCCCGGCATGCCCGATCACGGCCACACGGTCAGCCGGGAACATCTCGACACGCTCCTGCTCAAGCACGCCGAGTCCGCCGGCGCCGAGGTCCGACAGGGCGCCGAGGTCGCGGGACCGGAGGTCGACGCCAACGGCCGGGTGATCGGCGTGGTGCTCAAGGGCGGCGAGAAGGTCTACGGCGACGCGGTGATCGCGGCCGACGGCGCCTACTCCCCCATCAAGCGGGCGCTCAAGATCGATTCGGAGTACAACGGCTACTCGGCGATCGCGATCCGCTCGGAGATGCCGGCGAACCGCGCGGACTCCGACAGCCTGGACATCTACCTGAAACTGCAGTTCCAGGGCGATCAGCTGCCCGGCTACGGGTGGGTGTTCCCGATGGGCCAGGGCGTGTTCAACATCGGCCTCGGCTATGTGAACAGCTACAAGAACTGGCAGTCGATCAACGCCACCCAGTTCCTCGGCGACTTCCTGCGCACGCTGCCGCGCGAGTGGGACCTGCCGCCCATCGAGGAACTGAAGAAGAACAAGAGCGTGCGTGCCTGGCGGCTGCCGATGGGCTTCACCGCCTGGCCGGCCTGGCGGCCGGGCGTCCTGTTCACCGGGGACTCCCTCGGAGCCGGCAAACCGGCGTCGGGGGCTGGCATCTCCAAGGCGCTCGAGTCCGGCCTGGCCGCCGGTGAGTGCGCGATCGCCGCGCTCACCAACGGCGGACCCGACGACTTCACCAACTACGGTCAGCGCATGGAGGCCGCATGGGGCCGGGAGTACAAGCGCGGCAGGTACTTCCACAAGCTGGCCGGGATCCCGGCCGTCGCGAACACGGGCATCAAGCTCATCGACAACGCCCACTTCCGCGACCGGATGCTCAAGGCCCTCTACAAGAAGGCCCAGGGCCCGCAGCACACCTACTGA
- a CDS encoding VOC family protein → MEQRISLITLGVDDLARARRFYEDGLGWQPHDAPEGVVFYQLPGIALALFGRADLAEDAHHPVDGRFSGITIAINQRSEADVDAVLAQAAAAGATILKPAERVFWGGYSGYFADPDGHVWEVALNPQWTINDDGTLTI, encoded by the coding sequence ATGGAGCAACGCATCAGCCTGATCACCCTCGGCGTCGACGATCTCGCGCGGGCTCGCCGCTTCTACGAGGACGGCCTCGGCTGGCAGCCCCACGACGCACCCGAGGGCGTGGTGTTCTATCAACTGCCCGGCATCGCCCTGGCGCTGTTCGGCCGTGCGGACCTCGCCGAGGACGCCCACCACCCGGTCGACGGCCGGTTCAGCGGCATCACCATCGCGATCAACCAGCGGTCGGAGGCCGACGTCGATGCCGTGCTGGCGCAGGCCGCCGCCGCGGGTGCGACGATCCTCAAGCCGGCGGAAAGGGTGTTCTGGGGTGGCTATTCGGGATACTTCGCCGACCCGGACGGGCATGTCTGGGAGGTCGCGCTGAACCCGCAGTGGACGATCAACGACGACGGCACCCTGACGATCTAA
- a CDS encoding LLM class flavin-dependent oxidoreductase, with the protein MTAPQQVDYLDVVRVWLEADGVPDIASAWLFDHLLPIAGTLDGPIFEGWTLLSALAAQTERLRIGLIVTSNRFRPPAMLAKIATTVDVVSGGRLDFGIGAGSRPSHPLARREYDAHGLPYSNADDAVASLAEACTVIRRLWTADAPFDFDGAHHRLTGAFGSPKPVQRPHPPIVIGGRATATLRVVAEHADVWNIPGGDIADAAGRSAMLDRYCADIGRDPAEIRRSIALPVSYERPTDTRAAITDALDAGFGHIVLMLPAPYPQGVAHWVADEIIGAAVR; encoded by the coding sequence ATGACCGCTCCGCAGCAGGTGGACTACCTCGACGTGGTCCGGGTCTGGCTCGAGGCGGATGGCGTCCCCGACATCGCTTCGGCCTGGTTGTTCGACCACCTCCTGCCGATCGCGGGCACGCTCGACGGTCCGATCTTCGAGGGATGGACGCTGCTGTCAGCGCTGGCCGCGCAGACCGAGCGGTTACGGATCGGCCTGATCGTGACCAGCAACCGCTTCCGGCCTCCGGCGATGCTCGCGAAGATCGCCACGACGGTCGACGTCGTCTCCGGCGGGCGACTGGACTTCGGGATCGGCGCCGGTTCGCGGCCGAGCCACCCCCTCGCCCGGCGCGAATACGACGCGCACGGCCTGCCGTACTCGAACGCCGACGACGCCGTGGCGAGCCTGGCCGAGGCGTGCACGGTGATCCGCCGGCTCTGGACCGCCGACGCGCCGTTCGACTTCGACGGCGCCCACCATCGACTGACCGGAGCATTCGGCAGTCCGAAGCCCGTGCAGCGGCCCCACCCGCCAATCGTCATCGGAGGCAGAGCCACGGCGACGCTGCGGGTGGTCGCCGAGCACGCGGACGTCTGGAACATCCCCGGCGGGGACATCGCCGACGCCGCCGGCCGCAGCGCGATGCTGGATCGCTACTGCGCGGACATCGGCAGGGACCCGGCCGAGATTCGCCGGTCCATCGCGCTCCCGGTGTCCTATGAGCGACCCACCGACACCCGGGCGGCGATCACCGACGCGCTCGACGCCGGCTTCGGGCACATCGTGCTGATGCTCCCGGCGCCTTACCCGCAGGGCGTCGCGCACTGGGTGGCGGACGAGATCATCGGTGCCGCAGTGCGTTAG
- a CDS encoding TetR/AcrR family transcriptional regulator produces MPEQVGAPRKRADARRNERTLLDAAAAAFVESGVEAPVRAIAARAGVGVGTIYRHFPTRADLVIAVFRHQVEGCADAGSALREQHSPYTALELWIDMFVDFLATKHGLAAALRTDNAQFEALHTYFLDRLLPVAAQLLAAAAAAGEIRADVDAYEFLRAVGNLCVGAEVDERYDARRVVGLLVAGLTTSRAPGVR; encoded by the coding sequence ATGCCCGAGCAGGTGGGCGCGCCGCGCAAGCGGGCCGACGCCAGGCGCAACGAGCGGACGCTGCTCGACGCCGCCGCGGCGGCCTTCGTCGAGTCAGGCGTCGAGGCGCCGGTGCGGGCCATTGCAGCGCGCGCCGGTGTCGGAGTGGGCACCATCTACCGGCATTTCCCCACCCGAGCGGATCTGGTGATCGCCGTCTTCCGGCACCAGGTCGAGGGGTGCGCCGACGCAGGAAGTGCTCTGCGCGAACAGCATTCGCCGTATACCGCGTTGGAGCTGTGGATCGACATGTTCGTCGATTTCCTGGCCACCAAGCACGGTCTGGCAGCCGCCCTTCGAACGGACAACGCGCAATTCGAGGCCCTGCACACGTACTTTCTCGACCGACTCCTGCCCGTGGCGGCGCAGCTTCTCGCGGCGGCCGCCGCCGCAGGCGAGATCCGGGCAGACGTCGATGCCTACGAGTTCCTGCGGGCCGTCGGCAATCTCTGTGTCGGAGCCGAGGTGGACGAGCGGTACGACGCGCGCCGTGTGGTCGGACTGCTCGTCGCGGGACTCACGACGTCCCGCGCGCCTGGTGTGCGGTGA
- a CDS encoding LysR family substrate-binding domain-containing protein, whose translation MDAASLTVGYVPGGTPAKWARNWSRRHPQIPLELRTVAAADAADAVRSGAVDVAVLRLPSDTTGLAVIPLYEETTVVVVPADHLVTASDEITASDLDGEPRLLPHDDVVDWADAPGALVEHRPESTGEAIELVAAGIGVLIVPQSLARLHHRKDVAYRPIADAPPCPVALAVPEGPQPALVEDFIGIVRGRRPGSSRGQTPPTPKRTAREKTLAKQAARAAAGKVARKPGRTQRGR comes from the coding sequence GTGGATGCGGCCTCGCTCACTGTCGGATACGTCCCCGGCGGAACACCCGCGAAGTGGGCCCGCAACTGGTCGCGGCGTCACCCGCAGATCCCGCTGGAATTACGCACCGTCGCCGCCGCGGACGCCGCCGATGCGGTGCGCAGCGGTGCCGTCGACGTCGCGGTGCTGCGGCTGCCGTCCGACACCACCGGGCTGGCGGTCATCCCGCTGTACGAGGAGACCACGGTGGTCGTGGTGCCGGCCGACCACCTCGTCACCGCGTCCGACGAGATCACCGCGTCGGACCTCGACGGCGAGCCGCGACTGCTTCCCCACGACGACGTCGTCGACTGGGCGGACGCTCCCGGCGCACTCGTCGAACACCGGCCCGAAAGCACCGGCGAGGCAATCGAACTGGTCGCCGCCGGAATCGGCGTCCTGATCGTGCCGCAGTCGCTGGCGCGGCTGCACCACCGCAAGGACGTCGCCTACCGGCCCATCGCCGACGCGCCGCCCTGCCCCGTGGCACTCGCCGTTCCCGAGGGCCCGCAGCCGGCGCTGGTCGAGGACTTCATCGGTATCGTGCGCGGCCGCCGACCCGGATCGTCGCGCGGCCAGACCCCGCCGACGCCCAAACGCACCGCCCGGGAGAAGACCCTCGCCAAGCAGGCCGCCCGCGCCGCCGCGGGCAAGGTGGCGCGCAAACCGGGCCGAACTCAGCGGGGCCGTTGA
- a CDS encoding DUF5997 family protein, whose product MSRPNAQSMKPATAAKKLDVYLPATPAEFQQNAITRDELAALQTDPPQWLQDLRKNGPHPKNLVAAKLGVSIAGLARGGVTEALTTEQIDALLEEKPDWLVAERESYQNVLREQRRLRAVRADQSSED is encoded by the coding sequence ATGAGCAGGCCGAACGCGCAGTCCATGAAACCCGCCACCGCGGCGAAGAAGCTGGACGTCTACCTGCCCGCGACGCCTGCGGAGTTCCAGCAGAACGCGATCACGCGTGACGAACTCGCCGCGCTGCAGACCGACCCTCCGCAATGGCTGCAGGATCTTCGCAAAAACGGGCCGCACCCGAAGAACCTCGTGGCGGCCAAGCTGGGCGTCTCGATCGCCGGCCTGGCGCGCGGCGGTGTCACCGAGGCGCTGACCACCGAACAGATCGATGCGCTGCTCGAGGAGAAGCCCGACTGGTTGGTCGCCGAACGCGAGAGCTACCAGAACGTGCTGCGTGAACAGCGACGCCTCAGGGCGGTGCGCGCCGACCAGTCGAGTGAAGACTGA
- the nrdE gene encoding class 1b ribonucleoside-diphosphate reductase subunit alpha: MPPTVTAAEPVVTGAHALPGEMDYHALNAMLNLYDADGKIQFDKDVQAAREYFLQHVNQNTVFFHSQDEKLDYLIEKQYYEREVLDQYSRNFVKTLLDRAYAKKFRFPTFLGAFKYYTSYTLKTFDGKRYLERFEDRVVMVSLTLASGDTTLAEKLVDEIMDGRFQPATPTFLNSGKKQRGEPVSCFLLRIEDNMESIGRSINSALQLSKRGGGVALLLSNIREHGAPIKNIENQSSGVIPIMKLLEDSFSYANQLGARQGAGAVYLHAHHPDIYRFLDTKRENADEKIRIKTLSLGVVIPDITFELAKKNEDMYLFSPYDVERVYGVPFADISVTEKYYEMVDDARIRKTKIKAREFFQTLAELQFESGYPYIMYEDTVNRANPIEGKITHSNLCSEILQVSTPSLFNEDLSYAKVGKDISCNLGSLNIAKAMDSPDFAQTIEVAIRALTAVSDQTHIWSVPSIEQGNNESHAIGLGQMNLHGYLARERIFYGSEEGVDFTNIYFYTVLYHALRASNRIAIERGSAFGGFERSKYASGEFFDKYTEQVWEPKTDKVRQIFSDAGIRIPNQDDWKRLKESVAEHGIYNQNLQAVPPTGSISYINHSTSSIHPVASKIEIRKEGKIGRVYYPAPYLTNDNLEYYQDAYEIGYEKIIDTYAAATQHVDQGLSLTLFFKDTATTRDVNKAQIYAWRKGIKTLYYIRLRQMALEGTEVEGCVSCML; encoded by the coding sequence GTGCCACCAACCGTCACAGCTGCAGAACCTGTAGTCACCGGCGCACACGCGCTCCCGGGCGAGATGGATTACCACGCCCTCAACGCGATGCTCAACCTGTACGACGCCGACGGCAAGATCCAGTTCGACAAGGATGTGCAGGCGGCGCGGGAGTACTTCCTGCAGCACGTCAACCAGAACACGGTGTTCTTCCACAGCCAGGACGAGAAGCTCGACTATTTGATCGAGAAGCAGTATTACGAGCGCGAAGTGCTCGACCAGTACTCGCGCAACTTCGTCAAGACGCTGCTGGATCGCGCGTACGCCAAGAAGTTCCGGTTCCCGACGTTCCTCGGTGCGTTCAAGTACTACACCTCCTACACGCTCAAGACGTTCGACGGGAAGCGCTACCTGGAGCGCTTCGAGGACCGTGTGGTGATGGTGTCGCTGACGCTGGCCTCCGGGGACACGACGCTGGCCGAGAAGCTCGTCGACGAGATCATGGACGGCCGCTTCCAGCCGGCCACCCCGACGTTCCTCAACTCGGGCAAGAAGCAGCGCGGCGAGCCGGTCTCGTGCTTCCTGCTGCGCATCGAGGACAACATGGAGTCGATCGGGCGTTCCATCAACTCGGCGCTGCAGCTGTCCAAGCGCGGTGGCGGAGTCGCCCTGCTGCTGAGCAACATTCGTGAGCACGGCGCGCCGATCAAGAACATCGAGAACCAGAGCTCCGGGGTCATCCCGATCATGAAGCTGCTCGAGGACTCGTTCTCCTACGCCAACCAGCTCGGCGCGCGGCAGGGCGCAGGCGCGGTGTATCTGCACGCGCACCACCCGGACATCTACCGGTTCCTCGACACCAAGCGCGAGAACGCCGACGAGAAGATCCGCATCAAGACGCTGTCGCTGGGCGTCGTGATCCCGGACATCACGTTCGAGCTCGCCAAGAAGAACGAGGACATGTACCTGTTCTCGCCGTACGACGTCGAGCGCGTGTACGGGGTGCCGTTCGCCGACATCTCGGTGACCGAGAAGTACTACGAGATGGTCGACGACGCGCGGATTCGGAAGACCAAGATCAAGGCGCGCGAGTTCTTCCAGACGCTGGCCGAGCTGCAGTTCGAGTCGGGCTACCCGTACATCATGTACGAGGACACGGTGAACCGGGCCAACCCGATCGAGGGCAAGATCACGCACAGCAACCTGTGCTCGGAGATCCTGCAGGTGTCGACGCCGTCGCTGTTCAACGAGGACCTGAGCTACGCCAAGGTGGGCAAGGACATCTCGTGCAACCTCGGCTCGCTGAACATCGCCAAGGCCATGGACTCCCCGGACTTCGCGCAGACCATCGAGGTGGCCATCCGGGCGCTGACCGCGGTGAGCGATCAGACCCACATCTGGTCGGTGCCCTCGATCGAGCAGGGCAACAACGAGTCGCACGCGATCGGGCTCGGGCAGATGAACCTGCACGGCTACCTCGCTCGTGAGCGAATCTTCTACGGCTCCGAGGAAGGCGTCGACTTCACCAACATCTACTTCTACACGGTGCTCTACCACGCGCTGCGGGCCTCGAATCGCATTGCAATTGAACGGGGTTCGGCGTTCGGCGGGTTCGAACGCTCGAAGTACGCGTCGGGGGAGTTCTTCGACAAGTACACGGAGCAGGTGTGGGAGCCCAAGACCGACAAGGTGCGCCAGATCTTCTCCGACGCGGGCATCCGCATCCCGAACCAGGACGACTGGAAGCGGCTGAAGGAGTCGGTGGCCGAGCACGGCATCTACAACCAGAACCTGCAGGCGGTTCCGCCCACCGGGTCGATCAGCTACATCAACCACTCGACCAGTTCGATCCACCCGGTGGCCAGCAAGATCGAGATCCGCAAGGAGGGCAAGATCGGCCGGGTCTACTACCCGGCGCCGTATCTGACCAACGACAACCTGGAGTACTACCAGGACGCGTACGAGATCGGCTACGAGAAGATCATCGACACCTACGCCGCGGCCACCCAGCACGTGGACCAGGGGCTGAGCCTGACGCTGTTCTTCAAGGACACGGCGACCACCCGCGACGTCAACAAGGCGCAGATCTACGCCTGGCGCAAGGGCATCAAGACGCTGTACTACATCCGGCTGCGCCAGATGGCCCTGGAAGGCACCGAGGTGGAGGGTTGCGTCAGCTGCATGTTGTGA
- the nrdI gene encoding class Ib ribonucleoside-diphosphate reductase assembly flavoprotein NrdI, giving the protein MSNLVYFSSVSENTHRFVQKLELPAIRIPLKERIQVDEPYVLVLPTYGGGHANGPDPDRGGYVPKQVIAFLNDEHNRSLIRGVIAAGNTNFGAEFGYAGVVVSRKCGVPFLYRFELMGTTDDVFAVRAGLQDFWKDRTCHQPSQLQNL; this is encoded by the coding sequence ATGAGCAACCTGGTCTACTTCTCCAGCGTGTCGGAGAACACGCATCGGTTCGTACAGAAGCTCGAGCTGCCTGCCATCCGGATTCCCCTCAAGGAGCGGATCCAGGTCGACGAGCCCTACGTGCTCGTCCTCCCCACCTATGGAGGAGGGCACGCGAACGGTCCCGATCCCGATCGCGGGGGATACGTCCCCAAGCAGGTGATCGCTTTCCTCAACGACGAACACAACCGGTCGTTGATCCGCGGCGTCATCGCCGCGGGCAACACCAATTTCGGTGCCGAATTCGGCTACGCCGGGGTCGTCGTCTCACGCAAGTGCGGCGTCCCGTTTCTCTACAGGTTCGAACTCATGGGAACGACGGACGATGTGTTCGCCGTTCGCGCAGGACTCCAAGACTTCTGGAAGGACCGGACGTGCCACCAACCGTCACAGCTGCAGAACCTGTAG
- a CDS encoding redoxin NrdH — protein sequence MSQSPVTVYTKPACVQCNATYKALDKQGIAYDVVDISLDTEARDYVMALGYLQAPVVVAGADHWSGFRPDRIKALAGASAVTA from the coding sequence ATGTCCCAGTCACCCGTCACCGTGTACACCAAGCCGGCATGCGTGCAGTGCAACGCGACCTACAAGGCGCTCGACAAGCAGGGCATCGCCTACGACGTCGTCGACATCAGCCTGGACACCGAGGCCCGCGACTACGTGATGGCCCTGGGCTACCTGCAGGCACCCGTCGTGGTGGCCGGCGCCGACCACTGGTCCGGCTTCCGCCCGGACCGGATCAAGGCGCTCGCCGGCGCGTCCGCCGTCACCGCCTAG